The Streptomyces sp. NBC_00344 genome includes a window with the following:
- a CDS encoding aldo/keto reductase → MQYRTIADTAVSAIGLGAMPLSIEHRPDEARAIATVHAALDAGVTLIDTADSYQWHADEVGHNELLIARALARYGGDTSGVLVATKGGRGRPGDGSWTVTATPAHLKQAAEASAKRLGVGTIGLYQLHKPDPAVPWAESVGALSELLDAGTIRAAGISNVTTAQICQAHQILGDGLVSVQNQYSPAVRDSEPELRLSTQLGLAFLPWSPLGGIARSSLDGPSGHTPVGTPFHHIAAERGVSPQQIALAWLLARSPAVIPVPGASRPPSITDSVKAAELTLSTEELSRLEDALLPEVGHGPLPA, encoded by the coding sequence CGGGCCATCGCCACCGTCCACGCCGCCCTCGACGCCGGCGTCACGCTCATCGACACCGCCGACAGCTATCAGTGGCACGCCGACGAGGTGGGCCACAACGAGCTCCTGATCGCCCGCGCCCTGGCCCGCTACGGCGGCGACACCTCCGGCGTCCTGGTCGCCACCAAGGGCGGCCGCGGCCGCCCCGGCGACGGCAGCTGGACCGTCACCGCCACCCCCGCACACCTCAAGCAAGCTGCCGAGGCCTCCGCCAAGCGTCTGGGCGTCGGGACCATCGGCCTGTACCAGCTGCACAAGCCGGACCCGGCCGTGCCCTGGGCAGAGTCCGTCGGCGCGCTGAGCGAGCTGCTCGACGCCGGCACGATCCGCGCCGCGGGAATCTCCAACGTCACCACCGCGCAGATCTGCCAGGCGCATCAGATCCTCGGTGACGGCCTCGTCTCCGTGCAAAACCAGTACTCGCCCGCCGTCCGCGACAGCGAGCCCGAGCTGCGGCTGAGCACCCAGCTCGGTCTCGCCTTTCTGCCGTGGAGCCCACTCGGTGGTATTGCCCGCAGCTCCCTTGACGGCCCCTCAGGCCACACCCCGGTCGGCACCCCCTTCCACCACATCGCAGCCGAGCGCGGCGTCAGCCCGCAGCAGATCGCCCTGGCCTGGCTGCTCGCCCGCTCCCCGGCAGTGATCCCGGTACCGGGAGCCAGCCGCCCGCCCTCCATCACCGACTCGGTCAAGGCTGCGGAGCTCACGCTGAGTACGGAGGAGCTGTCACGGCTTGAGGACGCTCTGCTGCCTGAGGTGGGTCACGGTCCCTTGCCGGCTTGA